The nucleotide sequence CGACACTTACAATGGGAGAACTACGAGGCAAGATGCTCATCTTGAGCCGTGAGGGCTGGTACTCCACCAACTCGGGGTGGATAGACCGCTGGTATGATAACAAACAATTCTCTACCAATATCTACTCCACCAATCACAGTCGTACCACGCTGAATGTGGAGGACACTTACAGATGCGCTGCTGGCGACAAGGTGAATCTCGTGCGCCAGAACCTGCTAAAAGCCAGTGAGGCGTACGGTGGTGCGGCACCCGACTGGTTCATCACCTTCTGCTCGTACACGGGTCCAAACGGCATAGGCACACCCAATGCCGTCACAGGATACGTTGATCCGCATGTGATAAATATTCTTAAGGGAGACCATCAGTTGCGTACAACGGGTATACTGCTTTTCAACTTTGCAGGCTGGTGGGACAACGGACTCACCAACATCGCCATCAAATTCAACGATACTGCCACACCGCCGCTCAAGCAGTGGTAACAAGTTGGGGCAAGTCAACACACCAGCCGAGCCGTGCGTAATCCCCCCCCCGCGTGTCGGCACGGCTTCATAGCGGATTATTAAACATCATAAAACATATTACAGTCATGCTATATGCAATTATCATCTTCGCAAGTTTCTTTGTATTACGCTTGTTCTCCCTCGCTTTCTCAATAAGGAACGAGAAACGTCTCATCAAATGTGGAGCTACACAGTACGGAAAACGCAACTCCCTACTGCTGACGCTTGCCCATATAGCCTACTACTTTGGTGCCCTCTATGAGGGATATACCAGCAATATGGAGTTTGACAGGACCTCTGTCATCGGCGTGGCAGTCATGGCATTCGCCTACATCATGCTGTTTTACGTCATCTACAAGCTGAGTGACGTTTGGACAGTGAAACTCTACATCGTACCCAACCATCGCATCAATCGTAGTTTCTTGTTTCGTACGGTGCGACACCCAAACTATTTCCTCAACATCATACCAGAACTGATAGGTGTGGCGCTACTCTGCCATGCTTGGACAACGTTATGCGTAGGTCTGCCCCTCTACGGCTACCTGCTAATAGTTCGCATCCGTCAAGAGGAAAGAGCCATGCGACACCTGCTATCGTAACGATCGTGACCGACGTCGATAAACTTTATAAAATACTACCTATCATCAGGATAACTTTTATAAACAGGACAGCAATCACAGACAGCCGTGAGGCATCAAGGGGGGAGGAGTTTTTCTTTTCAGAAAAAACTCCCCCCCTGTGTGTTTCATCCAATATTCTTCCAGATGTCGTCACTCACGACGCTGACCGACGTCGGTCACGGTTATTGGTAGCTGACATTCGAGCTGCAAACCAAAAAACTTATCGTTGATGTGCTTTCTCATCCATAGACTTTCTCTTGTAGGGGAAGTTTTTTTTTGTTGGTACATCAAATCTTCCTCTCATTTTGTTTCCCACTTTTTCCCACTATTTCCTCACAGTGTGAACGTTTGGTTTTATCCGTTTAATTTTGCCAATATATAACATTATATATTCATCAAAATGTAATATTTATGGAACCAAACAACAATGACAACTATGTGCTGGTCTTGGAAGACCGCACGGAAGTGAAGAATGAGCAAGAAGCGGGAAAAATCTCCGTAGTATCGGGTATCGACGACAAGGGCAACCTCAAGACCACAGAGGCTGCCGCTGCCAATCAGGCTGCGTTCTTGAAATTCAACAACAAGGACGGACTTCTAAAGAACTTCATGTCCAATTTCCTCAAACAGTTCAATAACCCGACTCGTTTCGGACTGTACAAGGTTTTGGCAAACAATGTAGAACAAGGTGTGGACAATCTTCGCACCATGTTGCAAAGTCGTGAAAAGCCAGAAAGCAAACAGCAACTGACAGAGATTGGAGTATCCTTTGACGATTATCTGCCGAAAAAGAAGAACGCCACAGCCATTGATGAGTCGAAGATTGATTGGAAGCAACTTGGTGACCTCGGTCTTACCCGTGAACGACTGGAACAAAGTGGAGAGTTAGAAAAGATGCTTTCTTGGCAGAAGAGTAACCTTATTACTATTGCCGTACCTATTGGTGACACGACCATCTACACCGAAGCACGTCTTGCATTCCGCACGGATGATAATGGCAATGTCGGCTTGGCTATCCACCCGTTACGCAAGGAGCCACAGCTCGACTTCCCCTATATGGGTTACAAGTTCTCTCCCGAAGAAAAGGAGCAACTCCTTGCTACGGGCAACCTTGGCAAGACAATCGAAGTAACGCCCAAGAACGGCAATCCTTTTTCTGCCTATGTCTCCATCGATCCACAGACCAACGAAATTGTTGCCTTACGTGCCGACCGTGTGAACATTCCCAAGGAGATCAAGGGTGTAACGCTCTCTGATGTCCAGTACAAAGATCTTGTGGAAGGCAAAGCCGTGAAAGTGGAGGGTATGACCGCCAAGAGCGGCAAGTCTTTCAACGCCACCCTGCAGGTTAATGCCGAGCGAAAAGGCATTGAGTTCATCTTTGACAATAACCGTGGTTTTAAGGAACGCCAGCAGCAGACACAGCAGCAAGGTGTCCCACATAAGCTTTGCGGTTTAGAGTTATCAGATAAACAGCGTGAAGCATTGGATAGCGGTCGTACACTATATCTAAAGAATATGGTGGACAAACAGGGACAATCATTCAATGCCTATGTTCGCATGGACAAGGAACAGAATCGCCCACGTTTTTACAAGTGGAATCCTGACAAAAAGCAAGAAACCGGCAAAGAAAAGGTGGTTGCCGTAGCAGAGGAACACAAGACACAGGTTGCGGTCAATAACCACGGCAAGACCAACGAAGCCACCAAAAATGTGAAAGAACCACTCAAAACGGGACAGACACAGCCTACTGCTGAGCAGAAGCAAAAGCAGGACGAGAACAAACAGAAGAAGTCCCGTGGACGTAAGATGTAACCTTTAATTCTATTATCAACTATGATTACTTGTATTATTGCCGAGAAACCCTCGGTAGCCAGAGATATAGCCCGTATCGTAGGGGCTAATACCAGACAAGACGGATATTTAGAAGGTAACGGCTATATGGTTACTTGGGCAATGGGACACCTCATTGCCCTTGCCATGCCCGAAGCCTACGGTTTTTCTGCCTATAAAGCTGAAGACCTGCCCATTCGTCCCAATCCATTTCAGTTAGTGGTACGACAAGTACGTAAGGATAAGGAGTATGTATCAGACCCAGCAGCACTAAAACAGCTCAAGGTGATACGCTCCAGCTTTGACAAAGCAGACCGCATCATCGTTGCTACCGATGCAGGACGTGAAGGTGAACTCATCTTCAGATACATCTATTCCTATCTCAATTGCCATAAGCCTTTCGACCGCTTGTGGATTTCCTCCCTCACCGATAAAGCCATCCGTGAGGGACTTTCCAACCTCAAACCAGGAAGCAGTTACGACAATCTCTATTATTCCGCCAAAGCAAGAAGCGAAGCCGACTGGTTGGTGGGTATCAATGCCAGCCGTGCATTGTCCATCGTCCGCAAAGGCGGCTATTCCTTGGGACGGGTACAAACCCCAGCTCTTGCTATGGTCTGCCGTCGGTACATAGAAAATCGTGATTTTTCTTCCGTCCCCTATTGGAAACTCTCCGTAGCAGCAGAGAAAGAGGGCGTATCGCTGAAAGCTGTGAGCAGTAGTGCATTTGACAATGAAGCCGATGCACAGTCCGCTCTCGCCATGCTTCGCGAACAGAGCCGGCTTACCGTGACTTCGGTCGCAAAAAAGGTGGGACATACGTCGCCACCCCTCTTGTTCGACCTTACCTCCCTACAGAAGGAAGCCAACCGAAAGCACGGCTTTTCAGCAGATAAGACCCTCTCAATCGCACAAAGCCTCTATGAGAAGAAAATCACGACCTATCCCCGCACCGGCAGTCGATACATCAGTGAAGACGTTTTCGAGGAAGTACCCACTTTACTTGGCAAGATAGGCACTGCACTTCCGACACCACTTAACCGCCACTCGGTGGACAACGGCAAGGTAACTGATCACCACGCCATTATCCCTACGGGTGAAACAACATCGGGACTATCGACAGATGAAACGACCATCTACCAAATGGTAGTCCATCGTTTCATCGAAGCCTTTTCTCCCGATTCAGAGGAGGAGAGGATGCAGGCGGAACTGACAGACGGTACAAACACCTACATTTGGAAGGCGTGCCGAAGTATCTCCTTGGGCTGGAAAGCCGTGCAGCATAGTACTGGCACGAACGATGAAAAAGGCAAAGAGGAAGAAGAACAGACTTTATCCGTATTGCCCAATCTAATAGAAAACGAGGTGTTACCACTGCTTTCTTCAGAAATTACCGAGCACAAGACCAAGCCCAAACCGCTCTATACAGAAGCGACTTTGCTTTCTGCTATGGAAAACGCAGGGAAAGAGGTCGCAGATGCAGAAAGTAAAAGAGCAATGGCAGAGTGCGGCATCGGTACACCAGCCACTCGTGCCAATATCATCGAGACATTGATTCTGCGAGACTATATCCGAAGAGAAAAGAAAACGGTAGTCCCGACAGAGAAAGGCTTGGCAGTCTATGAGATTGTCAAGGATAAACGAATTGCCAATGCAGAGATGACAGGCTCGTGGGAACTGACCCTTGCCGCCATCGAGGCTGGACAAATGCCACCCGAGAAGTTCGCACAAGGCATCAACTCCTATGTGGAGACGATTTGCGAGGAACTCCTTGCCCTTGCTCCACAGGTACAAAAGTCCTATCCCACCTACCACTGCCCCAAATGCAGCAATGAGAGTGTGGGCATCTATGCCAAAATTGCGAAATGCAGGCACGAGGGCTGCGACTTTCACATCTTCCGTGAAATCTGCGGCACGTTCCTTTCCGAGGACAATATCCGTGATTTGATAACTACCGGGCGAACGCCTATCCTCAAAGGCTTGACGAGCAAGGCAGGCAAGAAGTTCAACGCACGTCTTGTTTTGGGCGAAGACCACACCACCGCCTTTGAGTTTGAAGGAAAGAAAGGAAAAGCACGAGGGAGATAGTTACCACAGACTCAGAGATAAAACAAATTAGTTGGGAGATAGGAAAAATTATCTTCCGACTAATTTTTCCTCTCCATCTTAAACAGAAAAATTATGGCATACAATAAGAAAGCAGTCTTGGAGGGCAATACGGAAGCCATCCGTGTAATCCTCCGATTAGAAAAAGAACGACGTGAAGCCACCGAAGCCGAGAAAGTCCTGCTCAGAGGTTATCAAGGTTTCGGTGGTCTGAAATGCGTGTTGAACCGTTGTGATAATCCCGATGACCTCCGCTATTGGAGCGCATCGGAGCAAAACCTGTTCGCGCCTACCCAAAGGCTCAAACAGATGATTTACCGTGATGCCGTCGATGCCAGCACCGCCAAACGCTATTGGGAGAGTATCAAGGCAAGCGTACTGACCTCCTTCTATACCGACACCCGTATCGTCTCCGCCATTGCCGAAGCCCTTAGTGCTGCCGACGTGCAAGTAAGAAGGTGCTTAGACCCTTCAGCAGGTATGGGAGCCTTTACCGAAACCTTTGCCAAAAGTGCCGGTATGGTCGATGCGATGGAGAAAGACCTACTGACGGCGCGCATCACACAAGCCCTTCATCCTTACGGCAAGGATAATATCTTTGTTCGGCAAGAACCCTTTGAAGCCATCGGAGAACTGGAAGAAAAGGACAAGTACGACCTGATTACCAGCAACATCCCCTTTGGCGACTTTATGGTTTATGACCGTAGTTATAGCAAGGGAGAGAATATCCTTAAACGGGAATCCACCAGAACCATTCACAATTATTTCTTTGTAAAAGGGCTGGACACTATCAAGGAGGGCGGACTTCTTGCATTTATTACCTCGCAGGGTGTATTGGACAGCCCCAAGAATGAAGCCATCCGCCGTTACCTCTTGCAGAATAGCCGTCTTATCTCCGCCATCCGCCTACCTTCGGGTATGTTCTCCGAGAATGCAGGTACGGATGTGGGCAGCGACCTGATTGTCCTGCAAAAACAATCGGGCAAGGAAATTGGTGAGGGCATCGAACAGCAGTTTGTACAAACCGCCTCTGTTCCCAAAGGCGACGGCTTTTCTATTGCGTTTAACCATAACTCCCTCTTTGAGGGCGAATGGAAGGACATTTCCCACCGCACGATTGCCACAGAGCGCACGATGGGTACAGACCCTTATGGTAAGCCCGCTTGGGAATATACGTTTGACGGCAGTATCGAGGATATGGCTGACAGTCTGTGTACACAACTATCCTTGGAAGTGGAGCAGCGTTTCGACCGCAAGCTCTACGAAACCGGCATACCCATGACCGAGGAGGAATGGCAGGTACACGTGGACAAGATGGTGCAGAAAGTGCAAGGAGGTCTAAAAACAGAACAACCACCTCTGTTACAAGAATCCAAGGATAAGGAGGAAAAGAAAGAGGATAAGGAAGATGAAAAAGAAGAAGAAAATGCTTACAATTTGATGCCCGACAGCACTAAGAAGCAACTTCCCAAACTCTATGCAACAGAAAAGCAACTCATCGGCGACCGCACAGCATACGCTCGCTACTTTTTCCCTATGGGAGCCTATACCGCCTATATGCTGGAATACGACCCCAAGGAACGCATCGGCTTCGGAGCCGTTACGATGGGCTATGGTTGGGAACTTGGGTATATGTCCCTCAAAGAAATGGAGGAAGTCAAGATACACGGATTGGGTATAGAACGGGACTTATACTTCAAACCCACTAAATTGCACGAGATAGCAGAACTGGAAGAGATTGTCAGAGGACAATACACTAAAGAACCCATCATTGAGGAAATCAAGGATGAAAGCCGTCAGGAAGTGCAGAAACCTGTACAGGAAGACAATCAACCACAAGCAATGGTAGAACAAGTCGAGGAGGTTTTGAAAGTCGAAGAAGCTGCGCCAGTTTTACATACAGAGCCTGAAACCGAACCAGCCCCAGAAGGTGTCCCCGTAATTACCCTTCAAAGACAATACGAACAAGAAAGCCGTGAAATTCGCACAGACGTGGAAGCCCCACGCGAGATGAACGGTCAGACGGTATTCTTTGATGAAGACCATCATCCGATTATGGATAGCACCATAGAGACAGAAGCCATGGAACAGTTCTTGTTTGCCCCAGAGGAATATAGTCTTTGGACACAAGATGTAGCCCGTGTAAATAATGAAATCAAAGAGGCTGCTCAACAAAAGAAGGTCAGCGATAACCAACCACTTTCTGCGAGCAGGCAACCCAAGCCGGCAAGAAGCACGCCAAGCAGTTCCCGCAGAAGCAAGAAAACTGCATCTGCTCCCGTCAGAGAGCCCTCGCTCTTTGACTTTATGGAGGAAGCCGAACCTCGCAAGCCACAGCCCATAGCAGAGGTTAAGAAAGAGTTTGATGCTTCACCGCGTCCGTTCCTTTCTTCTCCCGACTCACATTTGCGTGACGGCTCGATAGTCGTACAGAATGGGCAGGTAGGTTTCCTGTCTGACTTGAAACGACATCCTACCTTCAACCCGATGGACTTACCCTTTGCTCAGCTCTCACGGCTGAAAGCATATATTGAGATTAGGGAGAGTTATCACCGACTCTATGATTATGAGGCGAACAACCAAGCGGAGGACAAGGAAGAGCGTGAGAAACTCAATCGGCTTTATGACGGCTATGTAGGTCGTTGGGGGTACTTCAACCAGAAGACAAACACCGATGTCATCAAGATGGATGCCACCGGAGTGGAAATGCTGTTCTTGGAACGCTCCGAGAACGGCAAGTACATCAAGGCGGACATCTTCGACCACCCGACGGCTTTTTCCACCTCCGAACTGTCCATAGCTTCAGACCCGATGGAGGCATTGGGCGCATCACTCAACAAATACGGCACGGTGGAGCTTGACTATATGAGTTCTTTGCTTCCCGATATGGAAGAGAGCGATATGCTTTCTGCTTTGGAAGGACGCATCTTCTACAATCCCGAAGAGGACAGCTATGAGGTAGCCGACAAGTTTATTTCTGGCAATGTGATTGAAAAGGCGGAGCGTATCGAGTCGTGGCTCTTGGATCATCCGGAGCATGAGGAAGCGAAACAGAGTCTGACTGCCCTGCGTGCCGCCACTCCCACGCCCATTCCCTTTGCTGATTTGGATTTCAACCTCGGTGAACGCTGGATACCCGCGAAAGTCTATGGCAAGTTCGCCTCGGAGTTCTTCGAGACGGACATCAGGGTGAGTTATCATTCTAATATGGACGAGTATGCCATTGGCTGCGACCAAAAGAACGGTAATATCTGGCACAAATATGCTGTACAAGGTGAGTTTAGACGCTATGACGGACTCAATTTATTGAAGCACGCACTTCACAATACCATTCCTGACATTAACAAAAGCAAGACCATACTTGATGCGGAGGGTAATGAGAAGACGATTAAGGTTCGTGACGGTCATGCCATACAGATGGCAAATGCCAAGATTGAGGAAATCAGACAAGGCTTTGTAGATTGGCTCGGACGGACACCCGACACGTTCAAGGAGCAGCTCTCTGACCGTTACAACCGCCTTTTTAACTGCTTTGTGCGTCCCAACTTCGACGGTACGCATCAGTCGTTTCCCGACCTCGACCTTAAAAGATTGGGCATACAAGACCTTTATAAGAGTCAGAAAGATGCCGTGTGGATGCTGAAGACCAATGGAGGTGGTATCTGCGACCACGAGGTCGGTGCAGGTAAGACGCTTATCATGTGTACAGCAGCCTACGAGATGAAGCGGTTGGGATTGGCTAACAAACCGATGATTATTGGACTCAAAGCAAATGTATTCGATATTGCCGACACTTTTCGCAAGGCTTATCCCAATGCCAAGATACTCTATCCGGGAAAGAATGACTTCAGCAAGCAGAATCGCCAACGCATCTTCAATGACATCAAGAATAATGATTGGGACTGCATTATCCTCACGCATGAGCAGTTCGGCATGATACCGCAAGCATTGGAGATACAAGAAGCGATTTTGCAGAAAGAAAAAGATTCTGTAGAAGAAAATCTTGAAGTGCTCCGTATGCAGGGAGCGGACATCTCCCGTGCCATGCTCAAAGGCTTAGAAAAACGTAAGCAGACCTTGGAAGCCAAGTTACAGGACATTCAAGACAGCATTGCCGAGCGCAAGGACGATGCCGTGGACTTTAAGATGATGGGTATTGACCACCTTTTTGTAGATGAAAGCCACCAATTCAAGAACCTGATGTTCAATACTCGCCACGACAGAGTGTCGGGCTTGGGCAATCCGGATGGCTCACAGCGTGCGCTCAATATGCTCTTTGCCATTCGCACCATACAGGAGCGGTCAGGCAAGGACTTGGGAGCAACTTTTCTTTCGGGAACTACTATCAGTAATTCGCTAACAGAATTATATTTGCTCTTCAAATACTTGCGCCCGCAAGCCTTGGAGAAGCAGGGCATTAACAGTTTCGACGCATGGGCTGCGGTCTTTGCCAAGAAGTCCACTGACTATGAGTTTTCCATCACCAATGAGATTATTCAGAAGGAACGCTTCAGAACCTTTATTAAAGTGCCTGAACTTGCCTCGTTCTATGCGGAGATTTGCGATTTCCGCACAGCAAAGGATATAGGCATCGATCGTCCCGAAAAAAACGAGATACTCCATAACATTCCGCCGACACCTGAACAGGAGGAGTTTATCGGCAAGTTGATGGAGTTTGCCAAAAACGGTGATGCCACGCTTTTGGGGCGTGCGCCGTTGAGCGAGAGTGAGGAAAAGGCAAAGATGCTGATTGCAACTGATTACGCCCGCAAAATGAGCCTGGATCTACGCATGATAGACGAAAACGGGTACTCGGATCATATTGACAACAAGGCAAGCCATTGTGCAAAGCTACTTAATGACTACTATCAGAAGTATGATGCACAGAAGGGTACGCAGTTTGTGTTCTCTGACTTGGGTACTTACAAGCCCGGCGGAGACTTTAATATCTATTCTGAGGTGAAGCGTAAATTGGTAGAAGATTATCATATCCCGTCTTACGAGATACGCTTTATTCAGGAGTGCAAGAACGAGAAAGCCAAAAAAGCGATGGTAGAAGCGATGAATCGTGGAGACATCCGCATCATTTTCGGTTCTACTTCTATGCTTGGAACGGGTGTCAACGCCCAGCAGCGTGCGGTGGCGGTGCATCAACTTGATACACCCTGGCGACCCTCAGATTTGGAGCAGCGAAATGGTCGGGCAATTCGTAAAGGTAATATGGTTGCCAAAGAATTTGCTGACAACAAGGTCGATGTGATTATCTATGCCGTGGAGCGGTCGTTGGACAGTTATAAGTTCAACCTACTACATAACAAGCAATTGTTTATCAATCAGTTGAAGACCAACACGCTCGGTAGTCGTACCATTGACGAGGGATCGATGGACGAGGATAGCGGTATGAACTTTTCAGAGTATGTTGCCGTGCTATCTGGTAATACGGACTTGTTAGAGAAAGCCAAACTCGACAAGAAGATTGCCACGCTGGAATCAGAGCGTAAGAATTTCCTCCGTGAGCGTGATGCCGCAACGGGCAAGTTGGCGGAGATTGACAGCTCCGTGTCTTTCCATTCAGACAAGATCAAGGAAGCCAAGGCAGACTTGGCGTGCTTTGAGAAGCGTGTGGAGCGTGACAAAGAAGGTAATCCTATCAATAAACTTGTCATTAAAGGTGTGGAGGACAGTACCGACATAAAGGTCATCGCCGCCCGTCTGCATGAGATAGAGGAAAAGGCTCGTACCAAGAGCGAGTACAACAAGATTGGCGAGGTTTACGGCTTTTCCATCATGGTCAAGACGGAGAGCAGTTCAAAGGATCTGTTTGATTGCTCGATAAACCGCTTCTTTGTCAAGGGACAGGAGAGCATCTACTATACTTATAATAACGGTAAGTTAGCGGCAGACCCGAAACTTGCCTGCGAGAACTTCGTAAATGCCTTGGAGCGTATCCCTAAGGTGATAGAGTCGCATGAGAAGGAAATGGCAAAGGTCGTGACCAACAAAGACGTTTACACCAACATTGCCAACAGTTCTTGGAAGAAAGAGGACGAGCTTCGCTCACTCAAAGGTGAGGCAGCAGAACTTGACAGAAAAATTGCACTTACATTGAACGAACCAAATGAAGAAAATGAAAAATCAAACGAAAATGACCAACCCGAGTATTTAAGACAAAATAGTAGTAATAGCCCAAATACTAAAAAGGAAGAGGAGGGGGTAATTTATTCAAGTTCTATGAATAATAGAAACAAACAAGAAGAAAGTAAGGGATATATTGTAAAATCCAGACTGAGATAAATAGCGATGGTGTATCATAATTGATACACCATCGTATTATATTATTTCCACAAAGAGTATTCTCTCCATTTTTCAGGAAAGCCCATATCTTTCAAAACTACCAATTTGGGAGATTTGTCCAATAGGGTGAGCAAACTCTTTCTAAATGAGCTATCAGGACTGATTATTTGCTGCAAATACAAAATTACAGATAAGTAGGCAAACAACTTATTGTCCCTTATCGTTGCAGCTTCTTGCTTTGACAAGAAAGGATAATTCGTTCTATAAGGAAACTTCAAGGCTATTGTAAAGCGGCGATTCCATACACGACTATGATGGGCACAAGTATTGCGTAAAGACGATAAACCGTGCATCCAATTCTTCAAAATATCGACATTGTATAGTCCCAAATCTCTGCAGATTGTTTTACTAGAAGGATTATTCTTGTCCAAAGCAAAAAACAACTTACTCAATGTTCCCATAGAAACAACCTCTAAGGTCATCCACGCTGGCGGAAAAGCAGGTTCGCTATACTTTTGATAATAATGAGCTATAAATTCCTCATTACTTCGCTTGACCTCTTTCATTAAATCCCCTACAACAGGTTTATCATCTATAATCTCGTTGCGTGTCAATGCGATAAACTTATCGTGCTGAAAGTATAACTTATGATTGAGAAACCAAAAGGCGTCATTTTCATCAACGGAATAAGTTAAGGCGATTCTTGTTCTTAATGCCACCTCGATTTTTTCAATGGCATTGAA is from Prevotella melaninogenica and encodes:
- a CDS encoding DUF4099 domain-containing protein, with the translated sequence MEPNNNDNYVLVLEDRTEVKNEQEAGKISVVSGIDDKGNLKTTEAAAANQAAFLKFNNKDGLLKNFMSNFLKQFNNPTRFGLYKVLANNVEQGVDNLRTMLQSREKPESKQQLTEIGVSFDDYLPKKKNATAIDESKIDWKQLGDLGLTRERLEQSGELEKMLSWQKSNLITIAVPIGDTTIYTEARLAFRTDDNGNVGLAIHPLRKEPQLDFPYMGYKFSPEEKEQLLATGNLGKTIEVTPKNGNPFSAYVSIDPQTNEIVALRADRVNIPKEIKGVTLSDVQYKDLVEGKAVKVEGMTAKSGKSFNATLQVNAERKGIEFIFDNNRGFKERQQQTQQQGVPHKLCGLELSDKQREALDSGRTLYLKNMVDKQGQSFNAYVRMDKEQNRPRFYKWNPDKKQETGKEKVVAVAEEHKTQVAVNNHGKTNEATKNVKEPLKTGQTQPTAEQKQKQDENKQKKSRGRKM
- a CDS encoding isoprenylcysteine carboxyl methyltransferase family protein translates to MLYAIIIFASFFVLRLFSLAFSIRNEKRLIKCGATQYGKRNSLLLTLAHIAYYFGALYEGYTSNMEFDRTSVIGVAVMAFAYIMLFYVIYKLSDVWTVKLYIVPNHRINRSFLFRTVRHPNYFLNIIPELIGVALLCHAWTTLCVGLPLYGYLLIVRIRQEERAMRHLLS
- the topB gene encoding type IA DNA topoisomerase — its product is MITCIIAEKPSVARDIARIVGANTRQDGYLEGNGYMVTWAMGHLIALAMPEAYGFSAYKAEDLPIRPNPFQLVVRQVRKDKEYVSDPAALKQLKVIRSSFDKADRIIVATDAGREGELIFRYIYSYLNCHKPFDRLWISSLTDKAIREGLSNLKPGSSYDNLYYSAKARSEADWLVGINASRALSIVRKGGYSLGRVQTPALAMVCRRYIENRDFSSVPYWKLSVAAEKEGVSLKAVSSSAFDNEADAQSALAMLREQSRLTVTSVAKKVGHTSPPLLFDLTSLQKEANRKHGFSADKTLSIAQSLYEKKITTYPRTGSRYISEDVFEEVPTLLGKIGTALPTPLNRHSVDNGKVTDHHAIIPTGETTSGLSTDETTIYQMVVHRFIEAFSPDSEEERMQAELTDGTNTYIWKACRSISLGWKAVQHSTGTNDEKGKEEEEQTLSVLPNLIENEVLPLLSSEITEHKTKPKPLYTEATLLSAMENAGKEVADAESKRAMAECGIGTPATRANIIETLILRDYIRREKKTVVPTEKGLAVYEIVKDKRIANAEMTGSWELTLAAIEAGQMPPEKFAQGINSYVETICEELLALAPQVQKSYPTYHCPKCSNESVGIYAKIAKCRHEGCDFHIFREICGTFLSEDNIRDLITTGRTPILKGLTSKAGKKFNARLVLGEDHTTAFEFEGKKGKARGR
- a CDS encoding helicase-related protein, yielding MAYNKKAVLEGNTEAIRVILRLEKERREATEAEKVLLRGYQGFGGLKCVLNRCDNPDDLRYWSASEQNLFAPTQRLKQMIYRDAVDASTAKRYWESIKASVLTSFYTDTRIVSAIAEALSAADVQVRRCLDPSAGMGAFTETFAKSAGMVDAMEKDLLTARITQALHPYGKDNIFVRQEPFEAIGELEEKDKYDLITSNIPFGDFMVYDRSYSKGENILKRESTRTIHNYFFVKGLDTIKEGGLLAFITSQGVLDSPKNEAIRRYLLQNSRLISAIRLPSGMFSENAGTDVGSDLIVLQKQSGKEIGEGIEQQFVQTASVPKGDGFSIAFNHNSLFEGEWKDISHRTIATERTMGTDPYGKPAWEYTFDGSIEDMADSLCTQLSLEVEQRFDRKLYETGIPMTEEEWQVHVDKMVQKVQGGLKTEQPPLLQESKDKEEKKEDKEDEKEEENAYNLMPDSTKKQLPKLYATEKQLIGDRTAYARYFFPMGAYTAYMLEYDPKERIGFGAVTMGYGWELGYMSLKEMEEVKIHGLGIERDLYFKPTKLHEIAELEEIVRGQYTKEPIIEEIKDESRQEVQKPVQEDNQPQAMVEQVEEVLKVEEAAPVLHTEPETEPAPEGVPVITLQRQYEQESREIRTDVEAPREMNGQTVFFDEDHHPIMDSTIETEAMEQFLFAPEEYSLWTQDVARVNNEIKEAAQQKKVSDNQPLSASRQPKPARSTPSSSRRSKKTASAPVREPSLFDFMEEAEPRKPQPIAEVKKEFDASPRPFLSSPDSHLRDGSIVVQNGQVGFLSDLKRHPTFNPMDLPFAQLSRLKAYIEIRESYHRLYDYEANNQAEDKEEREKLNRLYDGYVGRWGYFNQKTNTDVIKMDATGVEMLFLERSENGKYIKADIFDHPTAFSTSELSIASDPMEALGASLNKYGTVELDYMSSLLPDMEESDMLSALEGRIFYNPEEDSYEVADKFISGNVIEKAERIESWLLDHPEHEEAKQSLTALRAATPTPIPFADLDFNLGERWIPAKVYGKFASEFFETDIRVSYHSNMDEYAIGCDQKNGNIWHKYAVQGEFRRYDGLNLLKHALHNTIPDINKSKTILDAEGNEKTIKVRDGHAIQMANAKIEEIRQGFVDWLGRTPDTFKEQLSDRYNRLFNCFVRPNFDGTHQSFPDLDLKRLGIQDLYKSQKDAVWMLKTNGGGICDHEVGAGKTLIMCTAAYEMKRLGLANKPMIIGLKANVFDIADTFRKAYPNAKILYPGKNDFSKQNRQRIFNDIKNNDWDCIILTHEQFGMIPQALEIQEAILQKEKDSVEENLEVLRMQGADISRAMLKGLEKRKQTLEAKLQDIQDSIAERKDDAVDFKMMGIDHLFVDESHQFKNLMFNTRHDRVSGLGNPDGSQRALNMLFAIRTIQERSGKDLGATFLSGTTISNSLTELYLLFKYLRPQALEKQGINSFDAWAAVFAKKSTDYEFSITNEIIQKERFRTFIKVPELASFYAEICDFRTAKDIGIDRPEKNEILHNIPPTPEQEEFIGKLMEFAKNGDATLLGRAPLSESEEKAKMLIATDYARKMSLDLRMIDENGYSDHIDNKASHCAKLLNDYYQKYDAQKGTQFVFSDLGTYKPGGDFNIYSEVKRKLVEDYHIPSYEIRFIQECKNEKAKKAMVEAMNRGDIRIIFGSTSMLGTGVNAQQRAVAVHQLDTPWRPSDLEQRNGRAIRKGNMVAKEFADNKVDVIIYAVERSLDSYKFNLLHNKQLFINQLKTNTLGSRTIDEGSMDEDSGMNFSEYVAVLSGNTDLLEKAKLDKKIATLESERKNFLRERDAATGKLAEIDSSVSFHSDKIKEAKADLACFEKRVERDKEGNPINKLVIKGVEDSTDIKVIAARLHEIEEKARTKSEYNKIGEVYGFSIMVKTESSSKDLFDCSINRFFVKGQESIYYTYNNGKLAADPKLACENFVNALERIPKVIESHEKEMAKVVTNKDVYTNIANSSWKKEDELRSLKGEAAELDRKIALTLNEPNEENEKSNENDQPEYLRQNSSNSPNTKKEEEGVIYSSSMNNRNKQEESKGYIVKSRLR